One Glycine max cultivar Williams 82 chromosome 6, Glycine_max_v4.0, whole genome shotgun sequence DNA segment encodes these proteins:
- the LOC100785493 gene encoding actin-depolymerizing factor 5, which translates to MAMAFKMATTGMWVTDECKNSFMDMKWKKEHRYIVFKIDEGSRLVTVDKLGGPTEGYDDLTASLPTDDCRYAVFDFDFVTVDNCRKSKIFFIAWSPTASRIRAKILYATSKDGLRRALDGISYELQATDPTEMGFDVIRDIAK; encoded by the exons ATGGCGATGGCTTTCAAGATG GCGACGACTGGAATGTGGGTTACAGATGAGTGCAAGAACTCGTTCATGGATATGAAATGGAAGAAGGAGCACAGATACATTGTTTTCAAGATCGACGAAGGATCAAGGCTCGTCACCGTTGATAAACTCGGTGGCCCCACCGAGGGCTATGATGATCTCACCGCCTCCTTGCCCACCGATGATTGCCGATACGCGGTTTTTGACTTCGACTTCGTCACCGTTGATAACTGCCGCAAGAGCAAGATCTTCTTCATTGCATG GTCTCCAACAGCATCAAGGATTAGAGCTAAGATTCTATACGCAACTTCGAAGGATGGGCTGAGAAGAGCGCTGGATGGAATCAGCTATGAACTCCAGGCCACCGATCCAACGGAGATGGGATTCGATGTAATTAGAGACATAGCCAAATAG
- the LOC100804930 gene encoding protein EXORDIUM has translation MKREKMACVYPGQLLLLCLILSVVPIAVSAGNDAAPLTNHGGRLLTGKLNVGILWYGPIPKAQKKAILSFFRSLNMNTPAPDAAKQPQVSSWWNIVESYGAASGNNNNIPVKVVNQVFDPNYSYGKVLIKDFIKPLLPKATGGNKNTLALIIASKGVTVQDMCAGSCAQHGLIENQPYVAVGNPEEECPACAWPFLPSKGKTGAIMKPPNGNVGADAMVKLLAGGLAGAVTNPFGDGFFANAHGGDILEATSKCPDDLFATTKVSVDLKTGGAFNAVGDKGTKFLLPAIWNPKTSSCWTPL, from the coding sequence atgaagagagagaagatgGCTTGTGTTTACCCAGGACAGCTTCTCTTGTTGTGTCTGATACTGAGCGTGGTTCCAATAGCAGTTTCCGCAGGCAATGACGCAGCACCCCTGACCAACCATGGGGGACGCTTGCTGACTGGAAAGTTGAACGTTGGCATCTTATGGTACGGCCCAATTCCAAAGGCCCAAAAGAAAGCGATTTTGTCCTTCTTCAGGTCCCTGAACATGAACACCCCTGCCCCTGATGCTGCTAAGCAACCCCAAGTCTCATCATGGTGGAACATTGTGGAGAGCTATGGAGCTGCATCtggcaataataataatatcccGGTGAAGGTGGTAAACCAAGTTTTCGATCCAAACTACTCTTATGGGAAAGTCTTGATCAAAGATTTCATTAAGCCCCTCCTTCCTAAGGCCACTGGTGGAAACAAAAATACCCTCGCTCTCATCATAGCCTCCAAGGGCGTGACAGTGCAAGATATGTGTGCCGGATCATGCGCCCAACACGGTCTTATTGAAAACCAACCTTATGTTGCAGTGGGGAACCCAGAGGAGGAGTGTCCCGCATGTGCATGGCCATTCCTGCCGAGCAAGGGCAAGACAGGTGCAATAATGAAACCGCCAAACGGGAATGTTGGAGCAGATGCCATGGTCAAGTTGTTGGCTGGTGGTTTGGCCGGAGCAGTCACCAACCCATTCGGAGATGGCTTCTTCGCAAATGCACACGGAGGCGATATCTTGGAAGCAACTAGCAAGTGTCCTGATGATCTTTTTGCAACAACCAAGGTATCCGTGGATCTTAAAACTGGTGGAGCCTTTAATGCTGTTGGTGACAAGGGTACCAAGTTCTTGCTCCCTGCTATTTGGAACCCAAAAACTTCTTCCTGCTGGACTCCCCTGTAA